In Aquimarina spinulae, a single window of DNA contains:
- the recR gene encoding recombination mediator RecR, which translates to MEFSSKLLENAVYEMSQLPGIGKRTALRLVLHLLRQPETQTQHLTKALGVLREDIKFCTSCHSISDTDICDICSNPGRNREIICVVEDIRDVMAIESTGQFRGLYHVLGGKISPLDGIGPQELNISSLIEKVKSGEVKELIFALSATMEGDTTNFYMYKQLEGVDIKTSTIARGIGVNDELEYADEVTLGRSILNRIPFENALKSP; encoded by the coding sequence ATGGAATTTTCCTCAAAATTATTAGAGAATGCAGTTTATGAAATGTCTCAATTACCAGGGATAGGAAAACGTACTGCACTTCGATTAGTATTACATTTACTTAGACAGCCAGAAACCCAGACCCAACACTTAACCAAAGCTTTGGGAGTATTGCGAGAGGATATTAAATTTTGCACTTCATGTCATAGTATTAGTGATACAGACATTTGTGATATCTGTAGTAACCCAGGTAGAAATCGTGAAATTATCTGTGTAGTAGAAGATATAAGGGATGTAATGGCTATAGAAAGTACGGGTCAATTTAGAGGGTTGTATCACGTTTTGGGAGGTAAGATAAGTCCATTAGATGGTATTGGTCCACAAGAATTAAATATTAGTTCTTTGATCGAGAAAGTTAAATCTGGCGAAGTAAAAGAATTGATATTTGCATTAAGTGCTACCATGGAAGGAGATACTACTAATTTCTATATGTATAAACAATTAGAGGGAGTAGATATAAAAACCTCTACCATTGCCAGGGGAATTGGTGTTAATGATGAGCTAGAATATGCAGATGAAGTTACTTTGGGAAGAAGTATACTTAATCGAATTCCTTTTGAAAATGCATTAAAGAGTCCTTGA
- a CDS encoding GNAT family N-acetyltransferase → MKKTFIRKATSKDIEWINNTYQNIDFVVSDYTSEYIAIAEVEGAKCGLGRVVNIDQNNLELGGMYVLDQFRGMGIAEKIILHLLKNHEQHKKIWCLPFEHLQHFYNKFGFLDQKTHNYEIPDKIHAKHKWCNQNYTKDVLLLVK, encoded by the coding sequence ATGAAAAAAACATTTATTAGAAAGGCTACATCAAAAGATATAGAATGGATAAATAACACTTATCAAAACATAGATTTTGTAGTATCTGATTATACTAGCGAGTATATTGCTATAGCAGAGGTTGAAGGTGCAAAATGCGGACTGGGAAGAGTTGTAAATATTGATCAGAACAACTTAGAGTTAGGAGGAATGTATGTATTGGATCAATTTCGAGGTATGGGAATTGCAGAGAAGATCATATTGCATTTATTAAAAAATCATGAACAACATAAAAAGATATGGTGCCTTCCTTTTGAACATCTTCAGCATTTTTATAATAAGTTTGGTTTTCTAGATCAAAAAACACACAATTACGAAATTCCGGATAAAATACATGCTAAACACAAATGGTGTAATCAAAACTATACTAAGGACGTACTTTTATTAGTTAAGTAG
- a CDS encoding cob(I)yrinic acid a,c-diamide adenosyltransferase codes for MKIYTKTGDKGTTALFGGTRVPKHHIRIDSYGTVDELNSHIGLIRDQKIDELSKKILINIQDKLFTVGAVLATDPEKAILKSGQKRLNIPTISTEDIELLEKEIDRMNESLPPMTHFVLPGGHQTVSFCHIARCVCRRAERLATALYEINPFEETTLHYLNRLSDYLFVLARKLSFDLKAEEIEWIPKKNS; via the coding sequence ATGAAAATATATACTAAAACCGGTGATAAAGGAACCACTGCCCTTTTTGGCGGAACCAGGGTACCTAAACATCATATTCGTATCGACAGTTATGGTACTGTTGACGAGCTTAATTCACATATTGGACTTATCAGGGATCAAAAAATTGATGAATTAAGTAAGAAAATATTAATTAATATACAGGATAAACTTTTTACTGTTGGAGCTGTTTTAGCAACTGATCCTGAAAAAGCTATACTAAAAAGCGGGCAAAAACGGCTAAACATACCTACAATTTCTACAGAAGACATTGAGTTATTAGAAAAAGAAATTGACAGAATGAACGAATCTTTGCCGCCAATGACACATTTTGTATTACCAGGAGGGCACCAAACTGTGTCATTCTGTCACATTGCTCGTTGTGTATGCCGAAGAGCAGAGCGTTTAGCAACGGCACTCTATGAAATAAACCCATTTGAAGAAACAACACTGCATTACTTAAACCGACTATCTGACTATCTTTTTGTACTGGCACGAAAGTTGTCCTTCGATCTTAAGGCAGAAGAAATTGAATGGATTCCTAAAAAGAATTCTTAA
- a CDS encoding DUF2795 domain-containing protein, with the protein MYWTLELASYLSDAPWPATKDELIDYAIRTGAPLEVVENLQAIEDEGDSYDSIEEIWPDYPTDEDYLWNEDEY; encoded by the coding sequence ATGTATTGGACTTTAGAATTAGCATCTTATTTAAGTGATGCGCCTTGGCCTGCTACAAAAGACGAGTTAATAGATTATGCAATTCGTACTGGAGCACCTCTGGAGGTTGTAGAAAATCTACAAGCAATTGAAGATGAAGGAGATTCGTATGACTCTATAGAGGAAATATGGCCTGATTATCCTACAGATGAAGATTATCTTTGGAATGAGGATGAATATTAA
- the secA gene encoding preprotein translocase subunit SecA, with protein sequence MGILDSVLKVFVGDKSKKDIKEIQPKVELIKQAEKAIEGLSHDELRAKTVDFKNRINEARTEINTKIETLNEEANNTEDIDRKEDIYGEIDKLKEEAYEITEKALNDILPEAFAVIKETAKRFTNNESIEVTASAYDRELSGTRDHITLDGEQAIWATSWDAAGKEVKWDMIHYDVQLVGGITLHEGNVAEMQTGEGKTLVATLPVYLNALSGNGVHLVTVNDYLARRDSEWMAPIFQFHGLTVDCVDNHRPNSAERRAAYNADITYGTNNEFGFDYLRDNMSHAPEDLVQRPHNYAIIDEVDSVLIDDARTPLIISGPIPKGDVHEFDELKPKIADIVSVQQKYLTTVLAEAKKLIKEGDAKEGGFKLLQVYRGIPKNKALIKFLSEEGVKMLLQKTENFYMQDNNREMHKIDADLYYVIEEKNNQIDLTDKGVEYLSGKDDPDFFVLPQIGMEIAKIEGFELSKEEEAEKKEDLFRDYSVKSERIHTLRQLLKAYSLFEKDVEYVVMDNKVKIVDEQTGRIMDGRRYSDGLHQAIEAKENVKIEDATQTFATVTLQNYFRMYGKLSGMTGTAVTEAGELWEIYKLDVIEIPTNRPIARKDMEDLVYKTKREKYNAVIEQVTELSRAGRPVLIGTTSVEISELLGRMLTIRKVPHNVLNAKLHKKEADIVAEAGNAGVVTIATNMAGRGTDIKLSDEVKAAGGLAIVGTERHDSRRVDRQLRGRAGRQGDPGSSQFYVSLEDNLMRLFGSERIAKMMDRMGLKEGEVIQHSMISKSIERAQKKVEENNFGVRKRLLEYDDVMNAQREVVYKRRYHALFGERLRVDIANMIYDTVEVITEGNKAAQDFKNFEFELIRYFSMSSPISAEEFEKMDALKIAGEIYKIAYEHYQDKMKRNADAAYPVIKQVYEDPASKYERILVPFTDGVKSINVATDLQKAYESEGKQLITDFEKNITLAIIDDAWKTHLRKMDELKQSVQLAVHEQKDPLLIYKFEAFELFKAMIEEVNKDVISFLFKGELPTGNTQDISEARQVRRKEKLETSKEEIPNMDERAAQNRAAGQTQGKPQVTETIVREQPKIGRNDRVTIKHVMSGENKTVKYKQAIPLIEKGEWVLVNE encoded by the coding sequence ATGGGAATTTTAGATTCTGTATTAAAAGTATTTGTTGGAGATAAGTCCAAAAAAGACATCAAAGAAATTCAACCAAAGGTCGAATTGATAAAACAAGCAGAAAAGGCAATTGAAGGCCTTTCTCATGATGAACTGCGCGCTAAAACTGTTGATTTTAAAAATAGAATAAACGAAGCACGCACAGAAATCAATACCAAAATAGAAACACTTAACGAGGAAGCTAATAACACAGAAGATATTGATAGAAAAGAAGATATCTATGGTGAAATCGATAAATTAAAGGAAGAAGCTTATGAAATCACAGAAAAAGCGCTAAACGATATTCTTCCCGAAGCCTTTGCCGTTATAAAAGAGACTGCAAAGCGTTTTACTAATAATGAAAGCATCGAAGTTACCGCTTCTGCTTATGATCGAGAACTCTCTGGTACCAGAGATCACATTACTCTTGATGGTGAACAAGCCATTTGGGCAACAAGTTGGGATGCTGCTGGTAAAGAAGTAAAATGGGATATGATCCATTACGATGTACAGCTTGTTGGTGGTATTACACTACACGAAGGAAACGTAGCAGAGATGCAAACAGGAGAAGGAAAAACCCTGGTTGCAACACTCCCGGTATACCTTAATGCTTTATCAGGTAATGGTGTTCATTTGGTAACAGTAAATGACTACCTTGCTCGTCGAGATAGCGAGTGGATGGCTCCAATTTTTCAGTTTCATGGGCTTACTGTAGATTGTGTTGATAATCACAGGCCTAACTCTGCAGAACGTAGAGCAGCCTATAATGCAGATATTACTTACGGAACCAATAATGAATTTGGTTTTGATTATCTACGTGATAATATGTCTCATGCCCCAGAAGATCTGGTACAACGCCCTCATAATTATGCAATTATAGATGAAGTAGATTCTGTATTAATTGATGATGCACGTACACCATTAATTATTTCTGGACCTATACCAAAAGGAGATGTACACGAATTTGATGAGTTAAAGCCTAAGATTGCTGATATCGTTTCGGTACAACAAAAATATCTTACTACTGTTTTAGCTGAAGCTAAAAAACTAATTAAAGAAGGTGATGCTAAAGAAGGAGGCTTTAAATTACTACAAGTATACCGAGGGATTCCTAAGAATAAAGCTTTAATTAAGTTTTTAAGTGAGGAAGGTGTAAAAATGCTACTTCAAAAAACAGAAAACTTCTATATGCAGGATAATAACAGAGAAATGCATAAAATTGATGCCGATCTGTATTACGTAATAGAAGAGAAAAACAATCAAATAGATCTTACCGATAAAGGTGTAGAATATCTTTCGGGAAAAGATGATCCGGACTTCTTCGTACTACCACAAATTGGTATGGAAATCGCTAAAATCGAAGGTTTTGAATTATCAAAAGAAGAAGAAGCAGAAAAGAAAGAAGATCTTTTTAGAGATTATAGCGTAAAAAGCGAACGTATTCACACTTTACGTCAACTATTAAAAGCATATTCTTTATTCGAAAAGGATGTAGAATATGTTGTGATGGATAATAAAGTAAAAATTGTTGACGAGCAGACAGGCCGTATTATGGATGGGCGTCGATACAGTGATGGATTGCATCAGGCTATTGAAGCCAAAGAAAATGTAAAGATTGAAGATGCAACACAGACTTTTGCTACGGTGACACTTCAGAACTATTTCCGTATGTACGGTAAGTTATCTGGTATGACAGGTACTGCAGTAACAGAAGCAGGAGAGCTTTGGGAAATCTATAAATTGGATGTTATAGAAATACCAACCAACAGACCGATTGCCAGAAAAGACATGGAAGATTTGGTATACAAAACCAAACGTGAGAAATATAATGCCGTAATAGAACAAGTTACAGAGTTATCCCGAGCAGGAAGACCTGTATTAATTGGTACCACTTCTGTAGAAATTTCAGAATTATTAGGACGAATGCTTACAATTCGTAAAGTACCGCATAATGTATTGAATGCAAAGCTTCATAAAAAAGAAGCTGATATTGTTGCCGAAGCTGGTAATGCAGGTGTAGTAACTATCGCTACCAATATGGCTGGTCGTGGTACAGATATCAAATTATCTGACGAAGTAAAAGCTGCAGGAGGACTTGCAATCGTTGGTACAGAGCGTCATGATTCTCGACGTGTAGACAGACAGTTGCGTGGTCGTGCCGGTCGACAAGGAGATCCAGGTAGTTCTCAGTTCTATGTATCATTAGAAGACAACTTAATGCGTTTATTTGGTTCTGAACGTATTGCCAAAATGATGGATAGAATGGGACTAAAAGAAGGTGAAGTAATTCAACATTCTATGATCTCTAAATCTATCGAAAGAGCTCAGAAAAAAGTAGAAGAAAATAACTTTGGCGTTCGTAAACGATTATTAGAATATGATGATGTAATGAATGCACAGCGTGAAGTTGTATATAAACGTCGTTATCATGCTTTATTCGGAGAACGTTTGCGTGTTGATATCGCCAATATGATCTATGACACTGTAGAAGTAATCACAGAAGGAAATAAAGCTGCCCAGGACTTTAAGAATTTCGAATTCGAATTGATCCGATATTTCTCTATGAGTAGTCCGATTTCTGCAGAAGAATTCGAAAAAATGGATGCTTTAAAGATTGCAGGAGAAATTTATAAAATTGCATATGAGCATTACCAGGATAAAATGAAACGTAATGCAGATGCTGCTTATCCTGTTATTAAACAAGTATATGAAGATCCTGCCAGTAAGTATGAAAGAATCTTAGTACCATTTACAGATGGAGTAAAAAGTATAAATGTTGCTACCGATTTGCAAAAAGCATATGAGTCTGAAGGAAAACAACTCATTACCGATTTTGAAAAAAATATTACACTTGCCATTATTGATGATGCCTGGAAAACACATCTTCGTAAAATGGATGAGTTAAAGCAAAGTGTACAGCTAGCTGTTCATGAGCAAAAAGATCCTTTATTAATCTACAAGTTTGAAGCTTTTGAATTATTTAAAGCTATGATCGAAGAGGTAAATAAAGATGTGATTTCATTCTTATTTAAAGGAGAATTACCTACTGGTAATACTCAGGATATTTCTGAAGCTCGCCAGGTGAGAAGAAAAGAGAAGTTAGAAACTTCTAAAGAAGAAATCCCTAATATGGATGAACGTGCGGCACAAAATAGAGCTGCGGGGCAAACACAAGGGAAACCTCAAGTCACTGAAACTATCGTACGAGAACAACCAAAAATAGGACGTAATGATAGAGTAACGATCAAACATGTGATGAGTGGAGAGAATAAAACCGTAAAATACAAACAAGCAATCCCACTAATCGAAAAAGGAGAATGGGTACTTGTAAATGAATAA
- a CDS encoding type IV pili methyl-accepting chemotaxis transducer N-terminal domain-containing protein, with product MKSKRKAPRSILILFVIGLVYASSLSLHAQLNDKYGSLSFNNAINVSGKQRMLTQKMSKAYLYLLNNANDAKVKRDLLSSKIIFEEQNRVLLQNTQFKGTIEKLARVNELWKEFKVLIETQPSYENAKKVIETNTDLLKAANAVVSSIILESKNSLQSVMDDVNEAHLIEDRLELEGIINISGRQRMLSQRLAFYYYANQMELKNKNSYQMLNNAFHELDGAINKFLICKFNTPEIDEKIGLTFSQWNVIKKNKNKLNNQEFTDKEIYKMSNELTRLFNDMTYLYEKIKI from the coding sequence ATGAAAAGCAAAAGAAAAGCCCCCAGATCAATACTAATTTTATTTGTGATAGGATTAGTATATGCCAGCTCATTAAGTCTTCATGCACAACTAAACGATAAATACGGATCATTATCATTTAACAATGCTATAAATGTTTCGGGTAAACAACGTATGCTTACTCAAAAAATGTCTAAAGCATATTTATACTTACTTAATAATGCTAATGATGCGAAGGTGAAGAGAGATTTACTATCGAGTAAGATTATTTTTGAAGAACAAAACCGTGTTCTTTTACAAAATACCCAGTTTAAGGGAACTATTGAAAAACTAGCCAGGGTTAATGAATTATGGAAAGAATTTAAAGTACTCATTGAAACACAACCAAGTTATGAGAATGCAAAGAAAGTAATAGAAACAAATACAGATCTTCTTAAAGCTGCGAATGCAGTAGTATCTTCTATTATTTTAGAATCTAAAAACTCTCTTCAAAGTGTTATGGATGATGTAAATGAAGCTCATTTAATTGAAGATAGATTAGAGTTAGAAGGTATCATAAATATATCAGGAAGACAACGAATGCTTTCTCAACGATTGGCATTTTATTATTATGCAAATCAAATGGAATTGAAAAATAAAAACTCTTATCAGATGCTTAATAATGCTTTTCATGAACTAGACGGAGCAATTAATAAGTTTTTGATTTGTAAGTTTAATACTCCTGAAATTGATGAAAAAATAGGATTAACTTTTTCTCAATGGAACGTGATCAAAAAAAATAAAAATAAATTAAATAATCAAGAATTTACGGATAAAGAAATCTATAAAATGAGTAACGAGCTTACTCGATTATTTAATGATATGACATATTTGTACGAGAAAATAAAAATATGA
- a CDS encoding M43 family zinc metalloprotease — MQKLYEADPYAKTEIKALRQSASRMKNSQNPKSYVIPVVFHVFGTEFNSGSTVTKAIIEDALQKTNEDFQGLNADYSTIDAPFDVIKQPLDVTFKLAQLDPNGNPTTGVIFYDKASGMGNYNSPVVAKVAWDNYKYCNIYITRDLYDDGDFYNSGVAWYPNTTMSAANIARVVYNGSYLGNNTNENFRSVLTHEFGHYFDLPHTFDKGVCNNDPNDGDGVADTPSHKKSSSRTKCNVLKNCLDQEINSENFMDYTDCYKMFTQGQVTRMVNALDNSSTRNTLWTNTNLTATGLASDLGARIATSGAIFEERYLNDGIVESTIDITCEDCTFTKNSGNMVLNTDYTVANLPAGLTPRIVVNSNTSATIHLDNTASNHNLANSVTNLSFTFLDPIVTGGVTQLYKKSLDNLKVNFNDVYTEYCNVNISYAVYTHITNVEFDGRTNPSGYDGISNYTKSLKYPAKQGKTYPLTITTNKGNGGAGDNLRIQGWFDWNNNFIYEDSELIISHAYANSSVDANGDYKYTTNITIPAGAVLGNTAFRILAHYAQNNDGDTACSRIDSGESEDYGLNIIDQNATFSMAFSGTPTAVNFSQGVAFSDLTITDNGDSITSWLWTFEGGQPATSTDKSPSNIIFPEGGTYDVSLKVTTANGINKTLTKTDYITSALNYCDSGPKFGGYFNVNHVTLSTLDHAPLKSRAGDYYDTVFTTLETGKTYPITIKTERGNGGTSDVNRVRVWADWNFDSVFSDNELVATQVVNHADYTNDEYSFTANITVPNNAAVGKKVGLRVIGHFVKGTEGDTACGSYDSGNTADYGITISGGTSTTCNDGIQNGDETGVDCGGSCSPCNTNDTYCAASNQDDRVHITRVAFGDIDNSSTHSPYSDYTNLSANFTVGDQLSLTINTVNEHWTYNALGAWVDWNNDKDFDDSGEEILHIYKAGPYSSTVTVPTSAITGTPLRMRVRMGYGSESKITPCGDDTYFGEVEDYTIVIKAVPTCTDGIQNGNETGVDCGGSCTPCTTNNGVVYVDVNDIIVSSSNTWNFFRIEVGDDNGYGAWFSSNSVRLVTYDKDVVCEGTSRNATMIGEGIQVGASSNFVAESHSYIVSSSSYTNWNGKSGYIGFTFKIGGNTHYGWFYATVANDGLSYTILDYAYNTNAGQGLLTKRPAAAGPEKAENLVKVYPNSFTETTNIDLTKLGKERFTMSVYDLLGRRIYHKNYDRNPGVLPFGETITEKGNYFVKITSKGTSEIHTIVKK, encoded by the coding sequence ATGCAAAAACTATATGAGGCCGATCCATATGCAAAAACAGAAATTAAAGCATTAAGACAAAGTGCTTCACGAATGAAAAATAGTCAAAACCCAAAATCATATGTAATACCTGTCGTATTTCATGTATTTGGTACCGAGTTTAACAGTGGAAGCACTGTTACCAAAGCGATTATTGAAGATGCTTTACAAAAAACCAATGAGGATTTCCAGGGGCTTAATGCAGATTATAGCACTATTGATGCTCCTTTCGATGTTATCAAACAACCTCTGGATGTGACATTTAAACTCGCGCAACTTGACCCTAACGGCAACCCTACCACAGGAGTTATATTCTATGATAAGGCTTCGGGAATGGGGAACTACAACTCTCCTGTAGTAGCCAAAGTAGCATGGGACAATTACAAATATTGTAACATATACATTACCAGAGATTTATACGATGATGGGGATTTCTACAATTCGGGGGTAGCATGGTATCCCAATACCACCATGTCTGCTGCCAATATTGCCCGAGTAGTATACAATGGAAGTTATTTGGGAAATAATACTAATGAGAATTTCAGATCAGTATTAACTCACGAATTTGGGCACTACTTTGATCTACCTCATACCTTTGATAAAGGAGTATGTAATAATGATCCTAATGATGGAGATGGTGTTGCCGATACTCCTTCGCACAAAAAAAGTTCTTCAAGAACTAAATGTAATGTTCTAAAAAATTGTCTAGATCAGGAAATCAATAGTGAGAATTTTATGGACTATACAGATTGTTACAAAATGTTTACACAAGGACAAGTTACCCGAATGGTTAATGCTTTGGATAATTCATCGACCAGGAATACATTATGGACAAACACTAATCTAACTGCCACTGGATTGGCTTCTGATTTAGGTGCCCGTATCGCTACCTCTGGAGCAATATTCGAAGAACGTTACCTTAATGATGGGATTGTAGAAAGCACTATTGATATCACTTGTGAGGACTGTACTTTTACAAAAAATTCTGGAAATATGGTCCTTAATACCGATTATACCGTAGCAAATCTACCCGCTGGTTTAACACCTAGAATTGTAGTAAACAGTAACACTTCTGCAACTATACATCTGGATAATACTGCTTCTAATCATAATCTAGCCAACTCTGTAACCAATCTTTCTTTTACTTTCTTAGATCCTATAGTAACTGGTGGGGTAACTCAATTATATAAAAAGAGTTTAGATAACTTAAAAGTAAACTTTAATGATGTATATACAGAATACTGTAATGTAAATATATCATACGCAGTCTATACCCACATTACCAATGTCGAATTTGATGGTAGAACAAATCCATCTGGATATGACGGAATCTCTAATTATACAAAAAGCCTTAAATACCCAGCTAAACAAGGAAAAACTTACCCTCTAACGATTACAACTAACAAAGGTAATGGTGGTGCTGGTGATAATTTAAGAATACAAGGATGGTTTGACTGGAATAATAACTTTATTTATGAAGATAGTGAATTAATAATTTCCCACGCATATGCCAACAGTAGTGTTGATGCTAATGGCGATTACAAATACACAACCAATATTACTATCCCTGCAGGTGCTGTTTTAGGAAATACCGCTTTTAGAATTTTGGCACACTACGCACAAAATAACGATGGCGATACAGCATGTAGTCGTATTGATAGTGGCGAATCTGAAGATTACGGATTAAATATTATAGATCAAAATGCTACTTTTTCTATGGCATTCTCGGGAACTCCTACTGCTGTTAATTTCTCACAAGGTGTAGCTTTCTCTGATCTCACAATAACCGATAATGGAGATTCTATTACCTCGTGGTTATGGACATTTGAAGGAGGACAGCCCGCTACTTCTACTGATAAAAGTCCTTCTAATATCATATTCCCCGAAGGAGGAACCTATGATGTAAGCCTAAAAGTAACAACAGCCAATGGAATAAATAAAACACTTACAAAAACAGATTACATCACTTCAGCATTAAACTATTGCGATAGTGGGCCTAAATTTGGAGGTTATTTCAATGTTAATCACGTTACCTTAAGTACACTAGATCATGCCCCTCTTAAAAGTAGAGCGGGTGATTATTATGATACTGTATTTACAACTTTAGAAACGGGAAAAACCTATCCTATTACTATTAAAACAGAACGCGGCAATGGTGGGACTAGCGATGTAAATAGAGTACGCGTTTGGGCCGATTGGAATTTTGACAGCGTATTTTCAGATAATGAACTAGTGGCTACCCAAGTTGTAAATCATGCAGATTATACAAATGATGAATACTCTTTTACCGCCAATATTACTGTACCAAATAATGCCGCAGTAGGTAAAAAAGTAGGATTAAGGGTAATTGGGCATTTTGTAAAAGGCACCGAAGGTGATACCGCATGCGGTTCATATGATAGTGGAAATACAGCTGATTACGGAATTACAATCTCTGGAGGAACATCTACTACTTGTAATGATGGTATCCAGAATGGTGACGAAACTGGAGTAGACTGTGGAGGTTCTTGTAGCCCTTGTAATACTAATGACACGTATTGTGCAGCATCAAATCAAGATGACCGAGTTCATATCACTCGAGTTGCTTTTGGCGACATAGATAATAGCTCTACACATAGTCCATATTCTGATTACACAAATTTATCAGCTAATTTTACTGTAGGAGATCAATTATCATTAACTATAAATACTGTTAATGAGCATTGGACATATAACGCATTGGGAGCTTGGGTAGATTGGAATAATGATAAGGATTTTGATGACTCTGGAGAGGAGATTCTTCACATTTACAAAGCTGGCCCTTATAGCAGTACGGTTACTGTTCCTACATCTGCAATAACAGGAACTCCCTTAAGAATGCGTGTGCGAATGGGATATGGATCAGAATCTAAAATAACGCCCTGCGGAGATGACACCTATTTTGGTGAGGTAGAAGATTATACCATAGTTATAAAAGCAGTTCCAACCTGTACAGATGGTATTCAGAACGGAAATGAAACAGGAGTAGACTGTGGTGGTTCTTGTACCCCTTGTACTACTAACAATGGAGTGGTTTATGTAGATGTGAATGATATTATTGTAAGCTCTTCAAATACCTGGAATTTCTTTAGAATAGAAGTAGGAGACGATAATGGGTATGGAGCGTGGTTTTCTAGTAATTCGGTTAGACTTGTTACTTATGATAAAGACGTAGTATGCGAAGGTACTAGTCGAAATGCGACCATGATTGGTGAAGGAATACAAGTAGGGGCTTCTAGTAATTTTGTTGCAGAATCTCATAGTTATATTGTAAGTTCTTCCTCATATACGAATTGGAATGGTAAATCAGGCTACATAGGATTTACTTTTAAAATTGGAGGGAATACACATTATGGATGGTTTTATGCTACTGTAGCAAATGATGGATTATCGTATACTATATTGGATTATGCATATAACACTAATGCAGGTCAGGGATTATTAACCAAAAGACCAGCAGCAGCAGGTCCGGAAAAAGCAGAGAATTTGGTTAAGGTATATCCTAATTCATTTACCGAAACTACAAATATTGATCTAACAAAATTAGGGAAAGAAAGGTTTACAATGAGTGTATACGATCTGTTAGGAAGACGTATATATCACAAAAACTATGATAGAAACCCTGGGGTACTTCCTTTTGGAGAAACAATAACCGAAAAAGGAAACTATTTCGTAAAAATAACATCCAAAGGAACTTCAGAAATACATACGATTGTAAAGAAATAA
- a CDS encoding RNA polymerase sigma factor, producing MNHQSDQYYINQVLEGQVNAFSVLVERYQGLVYTVVYRMIKNKEQAEEVAQDSFIKAYKSLSNYRGDAKFSTWLYTIAYRKSLDAIKASKRMITSELIEEVSEGEMELVGDALNYLQIKERKKIISDSIMKLPEDEAAIITLYYFEEKSVKEIVEIVDLTADNVKIKLYRSRKKLYSILKYHISPEISSKNGRAI from the coding sequence ATGAACCATCAATCAGATCAATATTATATTAATCAAGTGCTAGAAGGGCAGGTGAATGCTTTTTCGGTTCTGGTAGAACGTTACCAGGGTTTAGTGTATACAGTAGTGTATCGTATGATTAAGAATAAAGAACAGGCAGAAGAAGTTGCTCAGGATTCTTTTATCAAGGCATATAAATCCTTAAGCAACTATAGAGGTGATGCCAAGTTTTCTACCTGGTTATATACTATTGCATACCGAAAAAGCTTAGATGCAATCAAAGCAAGTAAAAGAATGATAACTTCTGAGCTTATAGAAGAAGTAAGTGAAGGAGAAATGGAACTGGTTGGTGATGCATTAAACTATTTGCAAATAAAAGAAAGAAAAAAAATTATATCAGATAGTATAATGAAGCTTCCTGAAGATGAGGCTGCGATTATTACACTATACTATTTTGAGGAAAAAAGTGTAAAAGAAATTGTAGAAATTGTAGATTTAACAGCAGATAATGTGAAAATAAAGTTATATCGCAGTAGAAAAAAACTATACTCGATATTGAAGTATCACATTTCTCCAGAAATTAGTAGTAAAAATGGAAGAGCAATATAA
- a CDS encoding DUF6249 domain-containing protein — MGSEVIIVPAIFGVFFGIIYLFISARNKERMALIEKGADASIFYSSKEKRVTPIWKVLILNLSLLLMGIGVGIFIAGILHLSVGVDEDIAYPGTIFLMAGIGLFTGFTMTKNLDK, encoded by the coding sequence ATGGGATCAGAAGTAATTATAGTACCCGCAATCTTTGGTGTATTTTTTGGAATTATTTATTTATTTATTTCAGCTAGAAATAAAGAGCGTATGGCTCTTATAGAAAAAGGAGCAGATGCTTCTATATTTTATAGTAGTAAAGAAAAAAGAGTGACTCCGATATGGAAAGTACTTATTCTAAATTTATCTTTATTATTAATGGGTATTGGAGTTGGAATTTTCATAGCCGGAATTCTACATTTATCTGTAGGTGTAGATGAAGATATTGCTTATCCTGGTACGATCTTCTTAATGGCTGGAATTGGTTTATTCACTGGTTTCACTATGACGAAAAACCTAGATAAGTAA